The following are from one region of the Blastocatellia bacterium genome:
- a CDS encoding IS4 family transposase, translated as MTFGWLANPSASLQQLAQTASVCGADLSPQALDQRFTQASAACLKQVLEAAVAQVITADPVALPVLRRFTSVELIDSSIICLPDALLPVWRGCGGTRGQSSSLKVELGLELLTGRLSGPHLHDGRTADCKGILQHRRLAPGSLRIADLAYFKLESLQELSAQPVYWISRLKTATGLLDQQGKAWRLLELIRAQKRDRIEVEIKLGRKEQIACRLIAVRVSEVVAAERRRRMRDKARRNCRPLKKESLALADWTILITNVEAEKLSLQEVLVVARARWQIELLFKLWKSHGQIDAWRSQKPWRILTELYAKLLAMLIQHWVLVVGGWGEADKSLMKASKGVQMLALHLAAAMGSIKALTEAIKLIGKCIARRCRVEKRKKVPSSFQLLLNEP; from the coding sequence TTGACCTTCGGTTGGCTGGCTAACCCTTCGGCCAGCTTACAACAACTGGCGCAGACCGCTTCGGTGTGCGGCGCTGACCTTTCGCCGCAAGCTTTAGATCAGCGTTTCACTCAGGCCTCAGCCGCTTGTCTCAAGCAAGTTCTTGAAGCTGCCGTGGCGCAGGTCATCACCGCTGACCCGGTCGCCCTCCCGGTCCTGCGCCGCTTCACCAGCGTCGAGTTAATTGACTCCTCGATCATCTGCCTGCCCGATGCCTTGTTGCCGGTCTGGCGCGGCTGTGGCGGTACGCGCGGCCAAAGCTCGTCACTGAAAGTCGAACTTGGCCTGGAGTTGCTCACTGGCCGATTAAGCGGCCCGCACTTGCACGATGGCCGCACCGCCGACTGTAAAGGGATTCTGCAACACCGTCGGCTGGCGCCGGGGTCATTACGAATCGCCGACCTGGCTTATTTCAAATTAGAGTCGTTGCAGGAATTATCGGCGCAACCGGTGTATTGGATCAGCCGCCTCAAAACGGCCACCGGCTTGTTGGATCAACAAGGCAAGGCGTGGCGACTGTTAGAACTGATTCGCGCTCAAAAGCGTGATCGCATCGAGGTGGAGATCAAACTGGGGCGCAAGGAGCAAATCGCTTGTCGGCTAATTGCGGTGCGCGTCAGCGAGGTGGTCGCCGCCGAGCGCCGCCGCCGCATGCGCGATAAAGCGCGACGTAACTGTCGGCCCCTGAAAAAGGAGAGCTTGGCGCTGGCCGACTGGACCATCTTGATAACCAATGTAGAAGCCGAGAAGTTGAGCTTGCAAGAGGTGCTCGTGGTCGCACGAGCGCGCTGGCAAATCGAGTTGCTGTTCAAGCTGTGGAAAAGTCACGGCCAGATCGATGCGTGGCGCAGCCAGAAGCCGTGGCGCATCCTGACGGAATTGTATGCCAAGCTGCTGGCGATGCTGATTCAGCATTGGGTGTTAGTGGTGGGCGGCTGGGGAGAGGCGGATAAGAGCCTGATGAAGGCCAGCAAGGGAGTACAAATGCTGGCCCTGCATCTGGCTGCGGCAATGGGATCGATCAAGGCATTGACGGAAGCCATCAAGCTGATCGGCAAATGTATTGCGCGGCGATGTCGAGTGGAGAAGCGCAAAAAGGTGCCGTCCAGTTTTCAGCTACTTCTGAATGAGCCTTAG
- a CDS encoding ScyD/ScyE family protein, which yields MKKLATLTVLTLMALILSGVHAMAQSATVFAGGLKAPVRMTLTPGGNLLVAESGTGHMDGRISVIDPSGSRRTLVDGLPSAINLAGGEPAPSGPAALVLRGRTLYVVIGSGDATLPGPAPGSEVANPSPTSPLFSSVLALRFPASVDISGGDFVFTASNYANLASGGKLKTNNGNGERLVADILVNFRDFADEPRPDLLNNVRASNPFGADIRGNGLYVADASENLIYRVDLDSGDSEVLTRFAPKPNPLPFGPPIMEAVPNNVRVFGKQLLVPFLIGFPFAQGSAEIRKVNLANDSQTTFIGGLTSAIDVLPVKGAHGEDQFYTLEFSADMLANAPGRLQFFSSPSAAPVAVAGGLITPVSIVRNEQTNTIYISSIFTGTIVKVQGVQ from the coding sequence ATGAAGAAACTCGCAACGCTCACCGTGCTCACCTTGATGGCGCTCATCCTGTCGGGCGTCCATGCCATGGCGCAATCGGCGACCGTGTTTGCCGGCGGCCTGAAAGCGCCGGTCAGAATGACCCTGACGCCGGGCGGCAACCTGCTGGTGGCCGAAAGCGGCACAGGCCACATGGACGGGCGCATCTCGGTCATCGATCCAAGCGGCAGCCGCCGCACCCTGGTAGATGGCTTGCCGTCGGCGATCAACCTCGCGGGCGGCGAGCCGGCGCCATCGGGACCGGCGGCGCTGGTGCTGCGCGGGCGCACGCTTTACGTGGTTATCGGCTCGGGCGACGCGACGCTGCCCGGCCCCGCGCCGGGCTCAGAGGTGGCGAACCCATCGCCTACTTCGCCGCTCTTCAGCTCGGTGCTGGCGTTGCGCTTCCCCGCCTCGGTTGATATTTCGGGCGGCGACTTTGTCTTCACCGCAAGCAACTACGCCAATCTCGCCAGCGGCGGAAAGTTAAAAACCAATAACGGCAACGGCGAGCGGCTGGTCGCCGACATCCTGGTGAATTTCCGTGATTTCGCCGACGAGCCGCGTCCAGACCTGCTAAACAACGTGCGCGCCTCGAACCCCTTCGGCGCCGACATCCGCGGCAACGGGCTCTATGTCGCCGACGCCAGCGAGAATCTGATTTACCGAGTTGACCTCGACAGCGGCGACAGCGAAGTATTGACGCGGTTTGCCCCCAAGCCCAACCCGCTGCCGTTCGGGCCGCCGATCATGGAAGCGGTGCCGAACAACGTCAGGGTTTTCGGCAAACAGCTCCTCGTGCCTTTCCTGATAGGCTTCCCGTTCGCCCAGGGCTCGGCAGAAATTCGCAAAGTCAATCTCGCGAATGACAGTCAGACGACCTTCATCGGCGGCCTGACTTCGGCCATAGACGTGCTGCCGGTGAAGGGAGCGCACGGGGAGGATCAGTTCTACACGCTGGAGTTCAGCGCAGACATGCTGGCGAACGCGCCGGGTCGCCTGCAATTCTTTAGCTCGCCGAGCGCCGCGCCGGTCGCCGTCGCGGGCGGCCTGATCACGCCGGTGAGCATCGTCCGCAACGAACAGACGAACACCATTTATATCAGCTCGATTTTCACCGGAACCATCGTCAAAGTGCAGGGCGTTCAATAG
- a CDS encoding dihydroorotase has translation MNKLLIKGGRVIDPSQHIDKVTDLLIEDGRVKAIGNDLAADDAEVFDAGGLVVAPGFIDLHVHLREPGQEYKETIATGAAAAVAGGFTAICAMPNTRPVNDNASLTRYMVSKAQEAGLARVYPIGAITRGSEGTELAEMADLKAAGAIAVSDDGRPVMNSQVMRHAMEYARDHGLVVVDHCQDTQLSAGGVMNEGRISTLLGLKGISRAAEESHIARDIMLCELTGARVHIAHLSTAGAIELVRRAKARGLPVTCEITPHHFALTDAAVVGFDTNTKMNPPLRTEEDRMALIEAARDGLVDAIATDHAPHHEDEKMLEYDQAPFGVIGLETALGVALTVLHHTNGVALPRVVEMLTAGPARAFDLAGGTLAVGAAADVTIFDPEREWTVEPQQFKSKSHNTPFGGWRLRGQVVTTFVAGSEVFRVQ, from the coding sequence ATGAACAAGCTCCTCATCAAAGGCGGGCGCGTCATCGATCCGTCTCAGCATATCGATAAGGTTACCGACTTGCTGATTGAAGACGGGCGGGTCAAGGCGATAGGCAATGACCTCGCGGCGGACGACGCGGAAGTGTTCGATGCCGGCGGGTTGGTAGTCGCTCCGGGGTTTATCGATCTACACGTTCACCTGCGCGAGCCCGGCCAGGAATACAAAGAGACAATCGCGACAGGGGCGGCGGCGGCGGTCGCCGGCGGCTTTACCGCCATTTGCGCGATGCCGAATACCCGGCCCGTCAACGACAACGCCTCGCTGACGCGTTACATGGTCAGCAAAGCCCAGGAAGCCGGGCTGGCGCGCGTCTATCCCATCGGCGCGATCACGCGCGGCTCGGAGGGGACAGAGCTAGCCGAGATGGCTGACCTGAAAGCCGCCGGCGCCATTGCGGTCTCGGACGACGGGCGGCCTGTGATGAATTCTCAGGTGATGCGCCATGCGATGGAGTACGCTCGCGACCACGGCCTTGTGGTCGTGGATCATTGCCAGGACACACAGCTATCGGCGGGCGGCGTCATGAATGAAGGGCGGATTTCGACGCTGCTCGGCTTGAAAGGCATCAGCCGCGCCGCCGAAGAGAGCCACATCGCCCGCGACATCATGCTCTGCGAGCTGACCGGCGCTCGCGTCCACATCGCGCACCTCTCGACGGCGGGCGCCATCGAGCTGGTGCGCCGCGCCAAAGCCCGCGGGCTGCCGGTGACCTGCGAGATCACGCCGCACCACTTCGCGCTGACCGACGCGGCGGTCGTCGGCTTTGACACCAACACCAAGATGAACCCGCCGCTGCGCACCGAAGAAGACCGCATGGCATTGATCGAAGCGGCGCGCGACGGCCTCGTTGATGCGATTGCCACGGACCACGCGCCGCACCACGAAGACGAAAAGATGCTGGAGTACGATCAAGCACCGTTCGGCGTCATCGGCCTGGAAACCGCGCTCGGAGTCGCGCTCACCGTGTTGCATCACACGAACGGGGTTGCGCTCCCCCGCGTCGTCGAGATGCTGACGGCAGGCCCGGCGCGGGCGTTCGATCTAGCCGGCGGCACATTGGCGGTCGGCGCGGCGGCCGATGTGACGATCTTTGACCCGGAGCGCGAATGGACGGTCGAGCCGCAGCAGTTTAAGTCGAAGAGTCATAACACGCCGTTCGGCGGCTGGCGCTTGCGCGGCCAGGTTGTCACCACCTTCGTCGCCGGCAGCGAAGTCTTCCGCGTTCAATGA
- a CDS encoding aspartate carbamoyltransferase catalytic subunit — protein sequence MAFNRKDLLGIRELSVEEITTILDTATSFKEINERPIKKVPTLRGKTVINFFFESSTRTRTSFEIAAKRLSADSINISASTSSVTKGETLADTARNLQAMAPDAIVIRHPSPGVPYQLARLIDASIINGGDGAHEHPTQALLDAFTIREQKGRISGLRVAIIGDIRHSRVARSNTHLLTKLGAQVRIAGPRPLIPPDYESIVEDSSDALLVCNRIEAAIEGADVVMMLRIQRERMSEAFFPSLKEYSIQYGLTLKRLELAAKDAIVMHPGPMNRGVEISSDVADGNRSLILEQVHNGVAVRMAILFLLIGAEGE from the coding sequence ATGGCATTCAACCGCAAAGACCTGCTGGGGATCCGCGAGCTATCGGTCGAGGAGATCACCACCATCCTCGACACGGCCACTTCTTTCAAAGAAATTAACGAGCGCCCGATCAAGAAAGTGCCGACGTTGCGCGGCAAGACGGTCATCAACTTCTTCTTCGAATCTTCGACACGCACGCGCACCTCGTTCGAGATAGCCGCCAAGCGCCTGTCCGCCGACTCAATCAACATCTCGGCTTCGACCTCGTCGGTCACCAAGGGCGAAACCCTCGCCGACACGGCGCGCAACCTGCAAGCGATGGCCCCGGACGCCATTGTCATTCGCCACCCGTCGCCCGGCGTCCCTTACCAACTGGCGCGCTTGATCGATGCGTCGATTATCAACGGCGGCGACGGCGCGCACGAACACCCGACCCAGGCGCTGTTGGATGCCTTCACCATCCGTGAGCAGAAGGGCCGCATCAGCGGCCTGCGCGTCGCCATCATCGGCGACATCCGGCATAGCCGTGTGGCGCGCTCGAACACACACCTGCTGACGAAGCTCGGCGCACAGGTGCGCATTGCCGGCCCGCGCCCGCTGATCCCGCCCGATTACGAATCGATTGTCGAAGACAGCAGCGACGCGCTGCTGGTCTGCAACCGCATCGAAGCGGCCATCGAAGGCGCCGACGTGGTGATGATGCTGCGCATTCAGCGCGAGCGCATGAGCGAGGCTTTCTTTCCATCGCTCAAAGAATATTCGATCCAGTACGGGCTGACGCTGAAGCGGCTGGAGCTGGCCGCCAAAGATGCCATTGTCATGCACCCCGGCCCGATGAATCGCGGCGTCGAGATCAGCTCCGACGTCGCCGACGGCAACCGCTCGCTGATTCTTGAGCAAGTGCATAACGGCGTCGCCGTGCGCATGGCCATTCTCTTCTTGTTGATCGGCGCGGAAGGCGAATGA
- the pyrR gene encoding bifunctional pyr operon transcriptional regulator/uracil phosphoribosyltransferase PyrR — protein MQFKLKSQIMDGPGISRALSRLASEVVERNAGIENLLLVGIRRRGVPLAERIADKIAQLEGKRPPVGQLDITLYRDDLSTVGPRPVVNRTEIPADVTDSTIVLVDDVLYTGRTVRAALDELVDFGRPSRVELAVLIDRGHRELPIQADYVGKQVQTADAEIVKVMLKDYDEEEQVIVVENE, from the coding sequence GTGCAATTCAAGTTGAAATCGCAGATCATGGATGGGCCGGGCATCAGCCGCGCACTCTCGCGCCTGGCCTCAGAGGTCGTCGAGCGTAACGCCGGCATCGAAAACTTGCTGCTCGTCGGCATCCGCCGCCGCGGCGTGCCGCTGGCCGAGCGCATTGCCGATAAGATCGCCCAGCTCGAAGGCAAGCGCCCGCCGGTCGGCCAGCTCGACATCACGCTCTACCGCGACGATCTTTCGACGGTCGGGCCGCGCCCGGTCGTCAACCGCACAGAGATTCCCGCAGACGTCACCGACAGCACCATCGTGCTGGTTGACGATGTTCTCTACACCGGCCGCACGGTGCGCGCGGCGCTCGACGAGCTGGTTGATTTCGGTCGTCCGAGCCGCGTCGAGCTTGCGGTGCTGATTGATCGCGGCCACCGCGAGCTACCGATTCAGGCCGATTACGTCGGCAAGCAAGTGCAGACCGCCGACGCCGAAATTGTCAAAGTGATGCTCAAAGATTACGACGAAGAAGAACAGGTGATCGTCGTTGAGAATGAGTAA
- a CDS encoding S8 family serine peptidase yields MKIRLLAVLIGTLLLTLLVNLRPPAEASNQLAMAKIAPLVIERAKDNQPAEFLVVFGEQADLSGADQLATKEEKGAFVYRTLMAKAQATQGATLDWLAANGIEHESFYVVNMILVKGNLDVARALAARPEVMRIEANPRIYSQPIDQPDTQPKLPYRINEIDAVESGINYTHAPQVWAMGYTGQGAVVGGADTGYLWDHNALKPHYRGWNGVTANHNYNWHDSIHAGSSTGNPCGYDAAAPCDDNGHGTHTVGTATGDDGAGNQVGMAPGAKWIGCRNMDRGNGTPARYAECFQFFLAPYPLGGTPAQGDPSKAPDVTTNSWGCPASEGCNSSTWGIIQQAIQANRAAGIVTVVAAGNSGSSCSTVSDAPSFFPESFTVGALTTGSDSIASFSSRGPVTADGSNRAKPDIAAPGTGTRSAWNSNNTAYNTISGTSMATPHVAGAVALLVSVQPQLRGQVATIEGILEDSAARINSTSCSSSGSPNNTFGYGRLDVKAAADMALTVAAPQSLALSAAAAEGTLSVSAPATANWTATTGDSWIAIVNGSGSGSGVIRFAVRDNPDLNARVGSITLARRAYTIRQQGVNGSDCSYALSSYRQVFSAAGGSDHIAVTADSGCVWSARSNVSWITITSEGSGTGNGAVAYTVATNNTGAGRKGKIILAGQVFHVKQK; encoded by the coding sequence ATGAAAATCCGTTTGCTCGCCGTGTTGATCGGCACCCTCCTGTTGACCCTGCTGGTCAATCTGCGCCCGCCGGCAGAGGCGTCGAATCAACTTGCGATGGCGAAGATCGCGCCGCTGGTGATCGAGCGCGCCAAAGACAATCAGCCGGCTGAATTCCTGGTCGTCTTCGGCGAGCAGGCAGACTTGAGCGGCGCCGATCAGCTTGCCACCAAAGAAGAGAAAGGCGCCTTCGTCTACCGCACGCTGATGGCCAAAGCGCAGGCGACACAGGGGGCGACGCTCGACTGGCTGGCGGCGAATGGCATCGAGCATGAGTCGTTCTACGTCGTCAACATGATCCTTGTGAAAGGCAACCTCGACGTGGCGCGGGCGCTGGCAGCGCGCCCCGAAGTAATGCGCATCGAAGCCAACCCGCGCATCTATAGTCAACCGATTGACCAGCCGGACACGCAGCCCAAACTGCCTTACCGGATTAATGAGATTGATGCGGTAGAGTCGGGCATCAACTACACGCACGCGCCGCAAGTCTGGGCGATGGGCTACACAGGGCAGGGCGCAGTCGTCGGCGGCGCTGACACCGGCTACCTCTGGGATCACAATGCGCTCAAGCCGCATTATCGCGGTTGGAATGGCGTGACCGCCAATCACAACTACAACTGGCACGACAGCATTCATGCAGGGAGCAGCACAGGCAATCCCTGTGGTTACGATGCCGCGGCACCCTGCGACGACAACGGTCACGGCACGCACACCGTAGGCACGGCGACCGGCGATGATGGCGCGGGCAATCAGGTCGGCATGGCGCCGGGCGCGAAATGGATCGGCTGCCGCAACATGGATCGCGGCAACGGCACGCCCGCCAGATACGCCGAGTGCTTTCAGTTCTTTCTCGCGCCCTATCCTCTAGGCGGCACGCCGGCGCAGGGTGATCCGTCGAAAGCGCCCGATGTGACGACCAACTCGTGGGGCTGCCCGGCGTCCGAAGGCTGTAACTCGTCAACCTGGGGAATCATTCAGCAAGCGATTCAAGCTAACCGCGCCGCCGGCATCGTTACCGTGGTCGCGGCGGGCAATTCCGGCTCGTCCTGCTCGACTGTTTCGGACGCGCCGTCGTTCTTTCCCGAATCCTTCACCGTCGGCGCGCTCACGACCGGCAGCGATAGCATCGCCTCGTTCAGCAGTCGCGGCCCTGTGACCGCGGACGGCAGCAACCGCGCCAAGCCCGACATCGCCGCGCCCGGCACCGGCACGCGCTCGGCCTGGAATAGCAACAATACTGCTTATAACACGATCAGCGGCACTTCGATGGCGACGCCGCACGTTGCCGGCGCGGTCGCTTTGCTGGTCTCGGTGCAGCCGCAACTGCGCGGTCAGGTGGCGACGATTGAAGGCATCCTCGAAGATTCAGCGGCTCGCATCAACTCGACCTCATGCAGTAGCAGCGGCTCGCCCAATAACACCTTCGGCTACGGACGGCTCGATGTGAAAGCCGCAGCCGACATGGCCTTGACGGTGGCTGCGCCGCAGAGCCTTGCCTTGAGCGCCGCTGCCGCGGAGGGGACGCTCAGCGTCAGCGCGCCGGCGACGGCCAACTGGACGGCGACCACTGGCGATAGCTGGATTGCCATCGTCAACGGCAGCGGCAGCGGCAGCGGCGTCATCCGCTTCGCGGTGCGCGACAACCCCGATCTCAACGCCCGCGTCGGCTCGATCACCCTGGCGCGGCGCGCCTACACGATTCGCCAGCAAGGCGTTAACGGCAGCGATTGCAGTTACGCGCTGTCGTCGTATCGCCAGGTCTTTAGCGCCGCGGGCGGCAGCGACCACATCGCCGTCACCGCCGATAGCGGTTGTGTCTGGAGCGCGCGCAGCAATGTGAGCTGGATTACGATCACTTCAGAGGGCAGCGGCACCGGCAATGGCGCGGTGGCTTACACGGTGGCGACGAACAACACAGGCGCGGGGCGCAAGGGCAAAATCATCCTGGCCGGACAGGTCTTTCACGTCAAACAGAAATGA
- a CDS encoding histidine phosphatase family protein: MSFIYLIRHGQAGTRDNYDTLSEVGEAQARLLGAHLASQKIELDAIISGGLSRQRRTAELACEAMARAGARVPDVTTDERWNEFSLLSVYKSIARRLMKDDEQFARDVVEMQEAIRRDPRTTAGATGRCDQAVIRAWMENRFPELEVEESWESFRERIHSCADTFHDHERAVAVFTSATPIAVHAAAALGLTNEKLISILGVIYNTGVTVLRARADEARLFTFNSVAHLDAENRTLR; this comes from the coding sequence TTGAGCTTCATCTATCTGATTCGTCACGGGCAGGCCGGCACGCGCGATAATTACGACACGCTATCGGAAGTCGGCGAGGCGCAGGCGCGATTGCTCGGCGCGCATCTGGCGTCGCAAAAGATCGAGCTGGACGCCATTATCTCAGGCGGCTTGAGCCGCCAGCGGCGCACCGCCGAGCTGGCCTGCGAAGCGATGGCGCGCGCCGGCGCACGCGTGCCTGATGTCACGACCGACGAGCGCTGGAACGAGTTCAGCTTGCTCTCGGTCTATAAATCGATTGCCCGGCGGCTGATGAAAGACGACGAGCAATTCGCCCGCGACGTGGTCGAGATGCAGGAAGCCATCCGCCGCGATCCGCGCACAACGGCAGGCGCGACAGGCCGCTGCGACCAGGCGGTCATTCGCGCCTGGATGGAGAATCGCTTCCCTGAACTGGAGGTCGAAGAGAGCTGGGAATCCTTCCGCGAGCGCATTCATTCCTGCGCCGACACCTTCCATGACCACGAGCGGGCGGTCGCGGTTTTCACTTCGGCGACGCCGATTGCGGTTCACGCGGCGGCGGCGCTCGGCCTGACGAATGAGAAGCTAATCAGCATTCTCGGCGTCATCTATAACACCGGCGTCACGGTGCTGCGCGCCAGGGCCGACGAAGCGCGCCTCTTCACTTTTAACTCGGTGGCGCATCTCGACGCCGAGAATCGCACACTGCGTTGA
- a CDS encoding phosphotransferase family protein, with protein MSTDENDLKDTAPIRSGEELDTAALEGYLRARLAEVLPDARLSDKPIAIEQFPGGHSNLTYLIRMGGGEFVLRRPPFGPVAPTAHDMPREYRLLAAIHPLFELAPRPYLLCEDASIIGVPFYLMERRRGLVVRREMPPTVEDSLALRRQISEAMIDALAALHAVDIYSSGLVQLGKPLGFVTRQVRGWAERWQRSKTSEVPELERVVGWLADRMPPEPDPDRGRPATLVHNDFKLDNVMLDAREPWRIIAILDWEMCTVGDPLIDLGIALCYWAQKEDPEARRESISPVTTEPGWLSREELAARYAEKTGRDVAGIAFYEVFALFKVAVVLQQIYYRYVKGQTHDERFKDFDRRVAGLARAAWELAERSGI; from the coding sequence ATGAGCACTGATGAAAACGACTTGAAAGACACCGCGCCGATTCGCTCCGGCGAAGAGCTAGACACCGCCGCGCTCGAAGGATACCTGCGCGCCCGCCTGGCCGAAGTGCTGCCCGACGCGCGCTTGAGCGACAAGCCCATCGCCATCGAGCAGTTCCCCGGCGGCCATTCGAACCTGACTTACCTGATTCGGATGGGCGGCGGCGAATTCGTCTTGCGTCGCCCGCCGTTCGGGCCGGTCGCGCCGACGGCTCACGATATGCCGCGCGAGTATCGTTTGCTCGCGGCCATCCACCCGCTGTTTGAGCTTGCGCCGCGGCCTTACCTGCTTTGCGAAGACGCTTCGATCATCGGCGTGCCGTTCTACCTGATGGAGCGGCGGCGCGGCCTGGTCGTTCGCCGCGAGATGCCGCCCACAGTCGAAGACAGCCTGGCGCTGCGCCGGCAGATCAGCGAAGCGATGATCGATGCGCTCGCGGCGCTCCACGCGGTGGACATTTATTCGTCCGGTCTCGTCCAGCTCGGCAAGCCCCTGGGGTTTGTCACACGGCAGGTGCGCGGCTGGGCGGAGCGCTGGCAGCGCTCGAAGACCAGCGAGGTGCCGGAGCTTGAAAGGGTCGTCGGCTGGCTGGCTGATCGAATGCCGCCCGAGCCTGACCCCGACCGTGGGCGACCGGCGACGCTCGTGCATAACGATTTCAAGCTCGACAACGTGATGCTTGACGCACGCGAGCCCTGGCGCATCATCGCCATCCTTGATTGGGAGATGTGCACAGTCGGCGACCCGTTGATCGATCTCGGCATCGCGCTCTGTTACTGGGCGCAGAAGGAAGACCCCGAAGCGCGGCGCGAATCGATCAGCCCGGTGACGACCGAGCCCGGCTGGCTGAGCCGCGAAGAACTGGCGGCGCGTTACGCCGAAAAGACCGGGCGCGATGTTGCGGGCATCGCTTTTTATGAAGTCTTTGCGCTTTTCAAAGTCGCGGTCGTCCTGCAACAGATTTACTACCGCTATGTGAAGGGCCAGACGCACGACGAGCGCTTTAAGGACTTTGACCGCCGCGTTGCCGGCCTGGCGCGCGCCGCCTGGGAGCTGGCCGAACGTTCGGGCATATAG